The Streptomyces nitrosporeus genome includes a window with the following:
- a CDS encoding DUF58 domain-containing protein: MAAGAPGPVDSRESKGGLRAALGGLTTRGRSFLAAGVAAAVCAYVLGQGDLLRVGLLLAVLPLVCVTVLYRTRYRVAGSRRLAPSRVPAGSEARVHLRTDNVSRLPTGLLMLQDRVPYVLGPRPRFVLDRVEPGGSREVSYRVRSDLRGRYPLGPLQLRLSDPFGMCELTRSFSAYDTLVVVPRTEPLPTLRLAGEASGYGDGRQRSLALAGEDDIIPRGYRHGDDLRRVHWRSTARYGELMVRREEQPQRARCTVLLDTRRIAYEGAGPDSAFEWAVSGAASALVHMLERGFAVRLLTDDGRAVPDGSADGFAASAQESAEAAGVMMDSLAVVGHSSGGGLSRAHDVLRGSAEGLLVAFFGDLGPEQAAVAARMRQRSGAAVAFVLSGADWGRAGGTGAPGSGTDDSLRLLREAGWTAVRVPPGAGLAQVWREAGEARSGALPGTTGFSGGWS, encoded by the coding sequence ATGGCGGCCGGGGCGCCGGGCCCCGTCGACAGCAGGGAGAGCAAGGGCGGGCTGCGGGCGGCCCTGGGCGGGCTGACGACCCGGGGCCGGTCCTTCCTCGCCGCGGGCGTCGCCGCCGCGGTCTGCGCCTATGTGCTGGGGCAGGGGGACCTGCTGCGGGTCGGGCTGCTGCTGGCGGTGCTGCCGCTGGTCTGTGTGACGGTGCTCTACCGCACCCGCTACCGGGTCGCGGGGAGCCGGCGGCTGGCGCCGTCCCGGGTGCCCGCGGGCTCGGAGGCGCGGGTGCACCTGCGTACGGACAACGTCTCCCGGCTGCCCACGGGACTGCTGATGCTCCAGGACCGGGTGCCCTACGTCCTGGGCCCCCGGCCCCGCTTCGTGCTGGACCGGGTGGAGCCGGGCGGCAGCCGCGAGGTGTCCTACCGGGTGCGCTCGGACCTGCGGGGCCGGTACCCGCTCGGACCGCTGCAGCTGCGGCTGAGCGACCCGTTCGGTATGTGCGAGCTGACCCGGTCCTTCAGCGCGTACGACACGCTGGTCGTCGTGCCGCGCACGGAGCCCCTGCCGACGCTGCGGCTGGCGGGTGAGGCGTCCGGGTACGGCGACGGCAGGCAGCGCTCCCTGGCGCTGGCCGGTGAGGACGACATCATTCCGCGCGGTTACCGCCACGGCGACGACCTGCGCCGGGTGCACTGGCGTTCCACCGCGCGGTACGGCGAGCTGATGGTGCGCCGCGAGGAACAGCCGCAGCGGGCCAGGTGCACGGTACTGCTGGACACCCGGCGTATCGCGTACGAGGGGGCGGGTCCGGACTCGGCCTTCGAATGGGCGGTGTCGGGCGCGGCGTCGGCCCTGGTGCACATGCTGGAGCGCGGCTTCGCGGTGCGGTTGCTGACGGACGACGGGAGGGCCGTCCCGGACGGGAGCGCGGACGGTTTCGCGGCGTCGGCCCAGGAGTCCGCGGAGGCGGCGGGTGTGATGATGGACTCGCTCGCCGTCGTCGGGCACTCCTCGGGAGGCGGTCTCTCCCGGGCCCACGACGTGCTGCGCGGCAGCGCCGAGGGGCTGCTGGTGGCGTTCTTCGGTGATCTCGGCCCGGAGCAGGCGGCGGTGGCCGCCCGGATGCGGCAGCGCAGCGGCGCGGCCGTCGCGTTCGTGCTGAGCGGCGCCGACTGGGGGCGGGCCGGCGGAACCGGGGCTCCGGGTTCCGGTACCGATGACTCGTTGCGGCTGCTGCGGGAGGCGGGCTGGACAGCGGTGCGGGTGCCGCCCGGTGCCGGTCTCGCGCAGGTGTGGCGGGAGGCGGGTGAGGCGCGTTCGGGCGCGCTGCCCGGTACGACGGGGTTCTCGGGGGGATGGTCGTGA
- a CDS encoding AAA family ATPase, giving the protein MTTYDDRASLTDLTTTAERVRRSVEGVIEGKPEVVRLSLTVLLAEGHLLIEDVPGVGKTMLAKALARSIDCSVRRIQFTPDLLPSDITGVSIFDQQRRDFEFKPGAIFAQIVIGDEINRASPKTQSALLESMEERQVTIDGRTYELPDPFMVVATQNPVEMEGTYPLPEAQRDRFMARVSIGYPSAEAELRMLDVHGGFSPLDDLQPVAHAHDIVKLIDAVRTVHVAESVRRYAVELVAATRHHPELRLGASPRATLHLLRAAKASAALSGRDYALPDDVQALAVAVLAHRLLPTSQAQLNRRTAEQVVLDILQRTPVPASGAVPAAAPPQPGGPVYGRQPGVRRP; this is encoded by the coding sequence GTGACGACCTATGACGATCGAGCGAGCCTCACGGATCTGACGACCACCGCGGAGCGGGTGCGCAGGTCGGTCGAGGGTGTGATCGAGGGCAAGCCCGAGGTCGTACGGCTTTCGCTGACCGTACTGCTCGCGGAGGGGCACCTCCTCATCGAGGACGTGCCGGGCGTCGGAAAGACCATGCTGGCCAAGGCGCTGGCCCGGTCGATCGACTGCTCGGTGCGGCGCATCCAGTTCACTCCGGATCTGCTGCCCTCGGACATCACGGGGGTGTCGATCTTCGACCAGCAGCGCCGCGACTTCGAGTTCAAACCCGGCGCGATCTTCGCCCAGATCGTGATCGGTGACGAGATCAACCGCGCGTCGCCGAAGACCCAGTCCGCGCTCCTGGAGTCGATGGAGGAGCGGCAGGTCACGATCGACGGCCGGACCTACGAACTGCCCGACCCCTTCATGGTGGTGGCCACCCAGAACCCGGTGGAGATGGAGGGCACCTACCCGCTCCCCGAGGCGCAGCGCGACCGTTTCATGGCCCGGGTGTCGATCGGCTACCCCAGTGCCGAGGCCGAGCTGCGGATGCTCGACGTGCACGGCGGGTTCTCACCGCTGGACGACCTCCAGCCGGTGGCGCACGCCCACGACATCGTGAAGCTGATCGACGCGGTGCGCACCGTGCACGTGGCGGAGTCCGTGCGCCGGTACGCGGTGGAGCTGGTGGCGGCGACCCGGCATCATCCGGAGCTCAGGCTGGGGGCCTCGCCCCGCGCGACCCTGCACCTGCTGCGGGCGGCCAAGGCGTCGGCGGCCCTGTCGGGCCGCGACTACGCCCTGCCCGACGACGTCCAGGCCCTGGCCGTCGCGGTGCTCGCGCACCGGCTGCTGCCGACGTCTCAGGCCCAGCTCAACCGCCGGACGGCGGAGCAGGTGGTGCTGGACATCCTGCAGCGCACGCCCGTTCCGGCGTCCGGCGCGGTCCCGGCCGCCGCCCCGCCGCAGCCGGGTGGCCCGGTGTACGGCCGGCAGCCCGGCGTACGGCGGCCGTGA
- a CDS encoding beta-class carbonic anhydrase — MSTSANPSVETDSSASDTSHPDKVINRLVRANSNYADKFTDPGMDARPVLQVAVVACMDARLDLHAALGLELGDCHTIRNAGGVVTDDVIRSLTISQRALGTRSIVLIHHTNCGLESITEEFRQDLEREVGQRPVWAVEAYTDAEQDVRQSMQRVRTSPFLLHTDDIRGFVFDVTTGLLREIDPAA, encoded by the coding sequence ATGTCGACTTCCGCGAACCCTTCCGTCGAGACCGATTCCTCCGCTTCGGACACGTCTCATCCCGATAAGGTCATCAACCGGCTCGTCCGGGCCAACTCGAACTACGCGGACAAGTTCACCGATCCCGGCATGGACGCACGGCCCGTGCTCCAGGTCGCCGTGGTCGCGTGCATGGACGCGCGCCTCGACCTCCACGCCGCCCTCGGTCTGGAGCTCGGCGACTGCCACACCATCCGCAACGCCGGGGGCGTCGTCACCGATGACGTCATCCGGTCCCTGACGATCAGCCAGCGGGCGCTCGGCACCCGCAGCATCGTCCTCATCCACCACACCAACTGCGGTCTGGAAAGCATCACCGAGGAGTTCCGCCAGGACCTGGAGCGCGAGGTCGGACAGCGGCCGGTCTGGGCCGTGGAGGCGTACACGGACGCCGAGCAGGACGTGCGCCAGTCGATGCAGCGGGTCCGCACCTCGCCGTTCCTGCTGCACACGGACGACATCCGCGGTTTCGTCTTCGACGTGACCACCGGTCTGCTGCGCGAGATCGACCCCGCCGCCTGA
- the rsmH gene encoding 16S rRNA (cytosine(1402)-N(4))-methyltransferase RsmH, with translation MSQTRHVPVMLQRCLDLLAPALEATGSEAPVVVDCTLGLGGHSEALLAAFPRARLVALDRDKEALRLSGERLAPYGDRATLVHAVYDELPEVLERLGIPKVQGVLFDLGVSSMQLDEAGRGFAYAQDAPLDMRMDQSTGIAAAEVLNTYPPGELVRILRAYGEEKQAKRIVSAVVREREKEPFSNSARLVELIRDALPQAAKRTGGNPAKRTFQALRIEVNGELGVLERAVPAAVRSLAVGGRIAVLSYHSLEDRLVKQVLAAGAANTAPPGLPVVPERYQPRLKLLTRGAELPTEEEVAENRRAAPARLRGAERIREDER, from the coding sequence TTGAGCCAGACCCGACATGTCCCGGTGATGCTCCAGCGGTGCCTGGACCTGCTGGCCCCGGCTCTGGAGGCCACCGGATCCGAAGCCCCCGTCGTCGTCGACTGCACCCTGGGGCTCGGCGGGCACAGCGAGGCCCTGCTCGCCGCCTTCCCCCGGGCACGGCTGGTCGCGCTGGACCGCGACAAGGAGGCGCTGCGCCTCTCCGGCGAACGCCTCGCCCCGTACGGCGACCGGGCCACCCTCGTGCACGCCGTCTACGACGAACTGCCCGAGGTGCTCGAACGGCTGGGCATCCCCAAGGTGCAGGGCGTCCTCTTCGACCTCGGTGTCTCCTCCATGCAGCTGGACGAGGCCGGCCGGGGCTTCGCGTACGCCCAGGACGCACCGCTGGACATGCGGATGGACCAGAGCACGGGCATCGCCGCCGCGGAGGTGCTCAACACCTACCCGCCGGGGGAACTCGTCCGGATCCTGCGCGCCTACGGCGAGGAGAAGCAGGCCAAACGCATCGTCTCCGCCGTCGTGCGGGAGCGCGAGAAGGAACCGTTCAGCAACAGCGCGCGGCTCGTCGAGCTGATCCGCGACGCGCTCCCGCAGGCCGCCAAGCGCACCGGGGGCAACCCGGCCAAGCGCACCTTCCAGGCCCTGCGCATCGAGGTCAACGGCGAACTGGGCGTCCTGGAACGAGCCGTCCCGGCCGCGGTGCGGAGCCTCGCCGTCGGTGGCCGGATCGCCGTCCTCTCCTACCACTCGCTGGAGGACCGGCTGGTCAAGCAGGTCCTCGCGGCCGGCGCGGCCAACACGGCACCGCCCGGCCTGCCCGTCGTGCCCGAGCGCTACCAGCCCCGGCTGAAACTGCTGACCCGCGGCGCCGAACTCCCCACCGAGGAGGAGGTCGCCGAGAACCGCAGGGCGGCCCCCGCCCGGCTGCGCGGCGCCGAACGGATCCGCGAGGACGAGCGATGA
- a CDS encoding FtsB family cell division protein translates to MTGGAGQNEGRTGRLARLMPSGPSTAARTPFVLLVVLLLAGGLISLLLLNSALNEGSFELSRLERETTELTDEQQALQRDVDSYSEPDALERRARELGMVPGGPPAFLDLDGSVRGVPEQATADPSTPPAAREPRTDPEPPAPAPSATPAPGTPVAPPAASGPAAVPPATPTEPSPTSSGR, encoded by the coding sequence GTGACCGGAGGGGCCGGACAGAACGAAGGGCGGACCGGGCGGCTCGCCCGGCTGATGCCGTCGGGTCCGAGCACCGCGGCCCGTACCCCGTTCGTCCTGCTCGTGGTGCTGCTCCTCGCCGGCGGCCTGATCTCCCTGCTGCTGCTGAACTCCGCTCTGAACGAAGGGTCGTTCGAGCTGAGCCGGCTGGAGCGGGAGACGACCGAACTCACCGACGAGCAGCAGGCCCTGCAACGGGACGTCGACAGCTATTCCGAACCGGACGCGCTGGAACGCCGCGCCCGGGAACTCGGCATGGTGCCCGGCGGCCCCCCCGCCTTCCTGGACCTGGACGGCTCCGTACGCGGCGTGCCCGAGCAGGCCACCGCCGACCCCTCCACCCCGCCGGCCGCCCGCGAGCCGCGCACGGACCCGGAGCCGCCGGCCCCCGCTCCCTCGGCCACCCCCGCGCCCGGCACCCCCGTGGCCCCGCCCGCCGCGTCCGGCCCCGCCGCCGTACCCCCCGCGACCCCCACCGAACCGTCCCCGACGAGCTCCGGCAGGTGA